In Anomaloglossus baeobatrachus isolate aAnoBae1 chromosome 3, aAnoBae1.hap1, whole genome shotgun sequence, one genomic interval encodes:
- the ZIC1 gene encoding zinc finger protein ZIC 1: MLLDAGPQYPAIGVTTFGSSRHHHSTGDVTDREVGLGINPFADGMGAFKINPSSHDLASGQTAFTSQAPGYAAAAALGHHHHPGHVGSYSSAAFNSTRDFLFRNRGFGEAASAQHSLFASAAGGFGGPHGHTDAAGHLIFPGLHDQAGGHGSPNVVNGQMRLGFSGDMYGRPDQYGQVTSPRSEHYASTQLHGYGPMNMNMAAHHGAGAFFRYMRQPIKQELICKWIEPEQLSNPKKSCNKTFSTMHELVTHVTVEHVGGPEQSNHICFWEECSREGKPFKAKYKLVNHIRVHTGEKPFPCPFPGCGKVFARSENLKIHKRTHTGEKPFKCEFEGCDRRFANSSDRKKHMHVHTSDKPYLCKMCDKSYTHPSSLRKHMKVHESSSQGSQPSPAASSGYESSTPPTIVSPTSENQSSSSLSPSSSAVHHTSSHSTLSSNFNEWYV; encoded by the exons ATGCTGCTGGACGCAGGACCCCAGTACCCCGCCATAGGAGTCACCACCTTCGGCTCCTCCAGGCACCACCACTCCACGGGCGACGTGACGGATCGGGAAGTGGGACTGGGCATCAACCCTTTTGCCGATGGAATGGGCGCCTTCAAGATTAACCCCAGCAGCCACGACCTGGCCTCCGGGCAGACGGCGTTCACTTCGCAGGCTCCGGGCTACGCTGCGGCCGCCGCCCTGGGGCATCACCACCACCCGGGGCACGTCGGCTCCTACTCCAGCGCCGCCTTCAACTCCACCCGGGACTTTCTGTTCCGTAACCGGGGCTTCGGGGAGGCGGCCAGCGCCCAGCACAGCCTGTTCGCCTCCGCGGCGGGGGGCTTTGGGGGACCCCACGGACACACTGATGCCGCAGGACACCTGATCTTCCCAGGACTACACGACCAAGCCGGCGGCCATGGCTCCCCCAATGTGGTGAACGGGCAGATGAGGCTGGGCTTCTCCGGAGACATGTATGGGCGACCCGACCAGTACGGCCAGGTGACCAGCCCCCGGTCCGAGCACTATGCGTCCACCCAGCTCCATGGATACGGCCCTATGAACATGAATATGGCGGCCCACCACGGGGCAGGGGCCTTCTTCCGTTATATGAGGCAGCCCATCAAGCAGGAGCTGATTTGTAAATGGATTGAACCCGAACAGTTGTCAAACCCCAAAAAGTCCTGCAACAAAACTTTCAGCACCATGCACGAGCTGGTGACACATGTGACGGTGGAGCACGTCGGGGGCCCGGAGCAGAGCAATCATATCTGCTTCTGGGAAGAGTGCTCCCGAGAAGGAAAGCCCTTCAAGGCCAAATACAAGCTGGTCAACCACATCCGAgtgcacacgggggagaagccattcccCTGCCCCTTCCCAGGCTGCGGGAAAGTCTTCGCCAGATCCGAGAACCTGAAGATCCACAAAAGAACTCACACAG GAGAGAAACCTTTTAAGTGTGAGTTTGAAGGCTGTGACAGACGATTTGCAAATAGCAGCGACCGTAAAAAACACATGCACGTCCATACTTCAGACAAGCCCTATCTGTGTAAGATGTGTGACAAGTCCTACACCCACCCGAGCTCCCTCAGAAAACACATGAAG GTCCACGAATCTTCTTCCCAGgggtcccagccttccccagccgcCAGCTCAGGCTATGAATCTTCAACGCCCCCAACAATTGTGTCTCCTACTTCAGAAAACCAGAGCAGCAGCTCCTTATCCCCGTCCTCCTCAGCAGTCCATCACACGTCCAGTCACAGCACGCTCTCATCAAATTTTAACGAATGGTACGTTTAA